Proteins co-encoded in one Octopus bimaculoides isolate UCB-OBI-ISO-001 chromosome 7, ASM119413v2, whole genome shotgun sequence genomic window:
- the LOC106869747 gene encoding soluble guanylate cyclase 88E isoform X2 — MYGLLFLSIESIVVKEYGRKIWKKVLNYVGLDSESEFSTHTMYENELMLNLAKACSHILKDKLPEDYMCYFGKCFLKFCSTYKYDQILTLSGRYFRDFLHEINNLHETIRFSYPKMISPTFIVEKEDVNGCILSYTSSRKGFIHYVMGQLQECAHIFKVDLTIEVLSVKDALSNGCRVEFKLIFDNWPFTMQKQPINDNLFPEISSDFFFEVFPMSLVIGKDLTIRQVGNNLKFLFGKEDLTKRILSDVFILRRPLFASFTYEKIIAYQHVIFELECSISSHDSEDGKRVQMLLRGEMKELPGTKLIVFLCVPLIENLEDLQTKGLYLNDLSMIDNSRDMIMVGHQHASNMELTLDQTIQNIKKTSIVKKKAKEYQQASKDLLYSVLPKNICMKLEAGCPIEQTWQTIENVTLMFCSITQYSRFVDINKAKNVKDFVKNICRIFEWIDEIISRFNVFKVETKENDGLCLIAGGLDGNFDNTSDVARCALALVNSNDTSTDKGFDETLTFEIGMDFGSVVAGVVGLKNYQYCLFGDVVNTASRMDHNSLQGRIQVTQQCKQRLDRNEFVTCPRGTIRVKGKGLMPTYWLVGEKEDPTTKEKLRMYWEEFCNNEIVGISKKLRRKTI, encoded by the exons ATGTATGGTCTTCTGTTCTTAAGTATTGAATCCATTGTTGTAAaagaatatggaagaaaaatatggaaaaaggtGCTTAATTATGTTGGATTAGACAGCGAAAGTGAATTTTCCACTCATACAATGTATGAAAATGAACTGATGCTTAATCTAGCAAAAGCTTGCAGCCATATTTTGAAAGATAAATTGCCTGAAGACTACATGTGTTACTTTGGAAAATGCTTCCTCAAGTTCTGTTCAACTTACAAATACGACCAAATACTGACTCTATCTGGAAGATACTTCCGTGATTTTCTACATGAGATTAACAACCTGCATGAAACCATACGCTTCAGCTATCCAAAAATGATCAGTCCGACATTCATCGTTGAGAAGGAAGACGTAAATGGTTGTATATTGAGCTACACATCAAGTAGGAAAGGTTTCATTCACTACGTTATGGGACAGCTGCAAGAATGTGCACATATCTTCAAAGTTGATCTCACAATTGAAGTTCTAAGTGTTAAAGATGCCTTGAGTAATGGTTGCCGAGTAGAGTTTAAGTTAATATTTGATAATTGGCCTTTTACAATGCAAAAACAACCTATCAATGATAATTTGTTTCCAGAAATTTCATCTGATTTCTTTTTTGAG GTATTTCCCATGTCACTGGTAATAGGTAAAGATCTGACTATTCGGCAAGTTGGCAATAACTTGAAATTTCTGTTTGGTAAAGAAGATTTAACGAAAAGAATCCTCTCAGATGTATTTATTCTACGTCGGCCACTTTTTGCTAGTTTTACCTATGAAAAG ATTATTGCATACCAGCATGTTATATTCGAGCTTGAATGCAGTATAAGTTCTCATGATTCGGAAGATGGTAAACGAGTTCAGATGCTTCTACGTGGAGAAATGAAAGAACTTCCAGGAACCAAGTTAATTGTTTTCTTATGTGTACCATT AATTGAAAACTTGGAAGACTTGCAAACAAAAGGCCTCTACTTGAATGACTTGAGCATGATTGATAACAGTCGTGATATGATAATGGTTGGTCACCAGCATGCATCCAACATGGAGTTGACTCTTGATCAG AccattcaaaacataaagaaaacaagCATTGTGAAGAAAAAGGCCAAAGAGTACCAACAAGCCAGTAAGGATTTACTGTATTCTGTTCTTCCAAAGAATATTTGCATGAAACTTGAAGCAGGATGTCCAATAGAGCAAACATGGCAG ACAATAGAAAATGTGACATTGATGTTTTGCTCCATTACACAATACAGCAGGTTTGTGGATATCAATAAAgctaaaaatgtaaaagactttgtGAAAAATATATGCAGAATCTTTGAATGGATTGATGAGATCATCAGTAGATTTAATGTTTTCAAG GTGGAAACTAAAGAGAATGATGGATTGTGTCTGATAGCAGGAGGCCTTGATGGTAATTTTGATAATACAAGTGATGTGGCTAGATGTGCCCTTGCTCTTGTGAATAGCAATGATACCAGCACTGACAAAGGATTTGATGAGACCCTCACTTTTGAAATTG GCATGGACTTTGGAAGTGTTGTTGCCGGAGTTGTAGGTTTAAAGAATTACCAATATTGTTTATTTGGGGATGTTGTAAATACTGCTTCAAGAATGGACCACAATAGCCTC CAAGGGAGAATTCAAGTTACTCAACAGTGTAAACAAAGACTCGATCGAAATGAATTTGTTACGTGTCCGAGAGGAACAATACGAGTAAAG
- the LOC106869747 gene encoding soluble guanylate cyclase 88E isoform X1: protein MNRSKMYGLLFLSIESIVVKEYGRKIWKKVLNYVGLDSESEFSTHTMYENELMLNLAKACSHILKDKLPEDYMCYFGKCFLKFCSTYKYDQILTLSGRYFRDFLHEINNLHETIRFSYPKMISPTFIVEKEDVNGCILSYTSSRKGFIHYVMGQLQECAHIFKVDLTIEVLSVKDALSNGCRVEFKLIFDNWPFTMQKQPINDNLFPEISSDFFFEVFPMSLVIGKDLTIRQVGNNLKFLFGKEDLTKRILSDVFILRRPLFASFTYEKIIAYQHVIFELECSISSHDSEDGKRVQMLLRGEMKELPGTKLIVFLCVPLIENLEDLQTKGLYLNDLSMIDNSRDMIMVGHQHASNMELTLDQTIQNIKKTSIVKKKAKEYQQASKDLLYSVLPKNICMKLEAGCPIEQTWQTIENVTLMFCSITQYSRFVDINKAKNVKDFVKNICRIFEWIDEIISRFNVFKVETKENDGLCLIAGGLDGNFDNTSDVARCALALVNSNDTSTDKGFDETLTFEIGMDFGSVVAGVVGLKNYQYCLFGDVVNTASRMDHNSLQGRIQVTQQCKQRLDRNEFVTCPRGTIRVKGKGLMPTYWLVGEKEDPTTKEKLRMYWEEFCNNEIVGISKKLRRKTI, encoded by the exons cGTTCCAAAATGTATGGTCTTCTGTTCTTAAGTATTGAATCCATTGTTGTAAaagaatatggaagaaaaatatggaaaaaggtGCTTAATTATGTTGGATTAGACAGCGAAAGTGAATTTTCCACTCATACAATGTATGAAAATGAACTGATGCTTAATCTAGCAAAAGCTTGCAGCCATATTTTGAAAGATAAATTGCCTGAAGACTACATGTGTTACTTTGGAAAATGCTTCCTCAAGTTCTGTTCAACTTACAAATACGACCAAATACTGACTCTATCTGGAAGATACTTCCGTGATTTTCTACATGAGATTAACAACCTGCATGAAACCATACGCTTCAGCTATCCAAAAATGATCAGTCCGACATTCATCGTTGAGAAGGAAGACGTAAATGGTTGTATATTGAGCTACACATCAAGTAGGAAAGGTTTCATTCACTACGTTATGGGACAGCTGCAAGAATGTGCACATATCTTCAAAGTTGATCTCACAATTGAAGTTCTAAGTGTTAAAGATGCCTTGAGTAATGGTTGCCGAGTAGAGTTTAAGTTAATATTTGATAATTGGCCTTTTACAATGCAAAAACAACCTATCAATGATAATTTGTTTCCAGAAATTTCATCTGATTTCTTTTTTGAG GTATTTCCCATGTCACTGGTAATAGGTAAAGATCTGACTATTCGGCAAGTTGGCAATAACTTGAAATTTCTGTTTGGTAAAGAAGATTTAACGAAAAGAATCCTCTCAGATGTATTTATTCTACGTCGGCCACTTTTTGCTAGTTTTACCTATGAAAAG ATTATTGCATACCAGCATGTTATATTCGAGCTTGAATGCAGTATAAGTTCTCATGATTCGGAAGATGGTAAACGAGTTCAGATGCTTCTACGTGGAGAAATGAAAGAACTTCCAGGAACCAAGTTAATTGTTTTCTTATGTGTACCATT AATTGAAAACTTGGAAGACTTGCAAACAAAAGGCCTCTACTTGAATGACTTGAGCATGATTGATAACAGTCGTGATATGATAATGGTTGGTCACCAGCATGCATCCAACATGGAGTTGACTCTTGATCAG AccattcaaaacataaagaaaacaagCATTGTGAAGAAAAAGGCCAAAGAGTACCAACAAGCCAGTAAGGATTTACTGTATTCTGTTCTTCCAAAGAATATTTGCATGAAACTTGAAGCAGGATGTCCAATAGAGCAAACATGGCAG ACAATAGAAAATGTGACATTGATGTTTTGCTCCATTACACAATACAGCAGGTTTGTGGATATCAATAAAgctaaaaatgtaaaagactttgtGAAAAATATATGCAGAATCTTTGAATGGATTGATGAGATCATCAGTAGATTTAATGTTTTCAAG GTGGAAACTAAAGAGAATGATGGATTGTGTCTGATAGCAGGAGGCCTTGATGGTAATTTTGATAATACAAGTGATGTGGCTAGATGTGCCCTTGCTCTTGTGAATAGCAATGATACCAGCACTGACAAAGGATTTGATGAGACCCTCACTTTTGAAATTG GCATGGACTTTGGAAGTGTTGTTGCCGGAGTTGTAGGTTTAAAGAATTACCAATATTGTTTATTTGGGGATGTTGTAAATACTGCTTCAAGAATGGACCACAATAGCCTC CAAGGGAGAATTCAAGTTACTCAACAGTGTAAACAAAGACTCGATCGAAATGAATTTGTTACGTGTCCGAGAGGAACAATACGAGTAAAG
- the LOC106869747 gene encoding soluble guanylate cyclase 88E isoform X3 produces the protein MNRSKMYGLLFLSIESIVVKEYGRKIWKKVLNYVGLDSESEFSTHTMYENELMLNLAKACSHILKDKLPEDYMCYFGKCFLKFCSTYKYDQILTLSGRYFRDFLHEINNLHETIRFSYPKMISPTFIVEKEDVNGCILSYTSSRKGFIHYVMGQLQECAHIFKVDLTIEVLSVKDALSNGCRVEFKLIFDNWPFTMQKQPINDNLFPEISSDFFFEVFPMSLVIGKDLTIRQVGNNLKFLFGKEDLTKRILSDVFILRRPLFASFTYEKIIAYQHVIFELECSISSHDSEDGKRVQMLLRGEMKELPGTKLIVFLCVPLIENLEDLQTKGLYLNDLSMIDNSRDMIMVGHQHASNMELTLDQTIQNIKKTSIVKKKAKEYQQASKDLLYSVLPKNICMKLEAGCPIEQTWQTIENVTLMFCSITQYSRFVDINKAKNVKDFVKNICRIFEWIDEIISRFNVFKVETKENDGLCLIAGGLDGNFDNTSDVARCALALVNSNDTSTDKGFDETLTFEIGMDFGSVVAGVVGLKNYQYCLFGDVVNTASRMDHNSLQGRIQVTQQCKQRLDRNEFVTCPRGTIRVKGKGLMPTYWLVGEKEDPTTKEKLRMYWEEFCNNEIVG, from the exons cGTTCCAAAATGTATGGTCTTCTGTTCTTAAGTATTGAATCCATTGTTGTAAaagaatatggaagaaaaatatggaaaaaggtGCTTAATTATGTTGGATTAGACAGCGAAAGTGAATTTTCCACTCATACAATGTATGAAAATGAACTGATGCTTAATCTAGCAAAAGCTTGCAGCCATATTTTGAAAGATAAATTGCCTGAAGACTACATGTGTTACTTTGGAAAATGCTTCCTCAAGTTCTGTTCAACTTACAAATACGACCAAATACTGACTCTATCTGGAAGATACTTCCGTGATTTTCTACATGAGATTAACAACCTGCATGAAACCATACGCTTCAGCTATCCAAAAATGATCAGTCCGACATTCATCGTTGAGAAGGAAGACGTAAATGGTTGTATATTGAGCTACACATCAAGTAGGAAAGGTTTCATTCACTACGTTATGGGACAGCTGCAAGAATGTGCACATATCTTCAAAGTTGATCTCACAATTGAAGTTCTAAGTGTTAAAGATGCCTTGAGTAATGGTTGCCGAGTAGAGTTTAAGTTAATATTTGATAATTGGCCTTTTACAATGCAAAAACAACCTATCAATGATAATTTGTTTCCAGAAATTTCATCTGATTTCTTTTTTGAG GTATTTCCCATGTCACTGGTAATAGGTAAAGATCTGACTATTCGGCAAGTTGGCAATAACTTGAAATTTCTGTTTGGTAAAGAAGATTTAACGAAAAGAATCCTCTCAGATGTATTTATTCTACGTCGGCCACTTTTTGCTAGTTTTACCTATGAAAAG ATTATTGCATACCAGCATGTTATATTCGAGCTTGAATGCAGTATAAGTTCTCATGATTCGGAAGATGGTAAACGAGTTCAGATGCTTCTACGTGGAGAAATGAAAGAACTTCCAGGAACCAAGTTAATTGTTTTCTTATGTGTACCATT AATTGAAAACTTGGAAGACTTGCAAACAAAAGGCCTCTACTTGAATGACTTGAGCATGATTGATAACAGTCGTGATATGATAATGGTTGGTCACCAGCATGCATCCAACATGGAGTTGACTCTTGATCAG AccattcaaaacataaagaaaacaagCATTGTGAAGAAAAAGGCCAAAGAGTACCAACAAGCCAGTAAGGATTTACTGTATTCTGTTCTTCCAAAGAATATTTGCATGAAACTTGAAGCAGGATGTCCAATAGAGCAAACATGGCAG ACAATAGAAAATGTGACATTGATGTTTTGCTCCATTACACAATACAGCAGGTTTGTGGATATCAATAAAgctaaaaatgtaaaagactttgtGAAAAATATATGCAGAATCTTTGAATGGATTGATGAGATCATCAGTAGATTTAATGTTTTCAAG GTGGAAACTAAAGAGAATGATGGATTGTGTCTGATAGCAGGAGGCCTTGATGGTAATTTTGATAATACAAGTGATGTGGCTAGATGTGCCCTTGCTCTTGTGAATAGCAATGATACCAGCACTGACAAAGGATTTGATGAGACCCTCACTTTTGAAATTG GCATGGACTTTGGAAGTGTTGTTGCCGGAGTTGTAGGTTTAAAGAATTACCAATATTGTTTATTTGGGGATGTTGTAAATACTGCTTCAAGAATGGACCACAATAGCCTC CAAGGGAGAATTCAAGTTACTCAACAGTGTAAACAAAGACTCGATCGAAATGAATTTGTTACGTGTCCGAGAGGAACAATACGAGTAAAG